Proteins encoded by one window of Zerene cesonia ecotype Mississippi chromosome 8, Zerene_cesonia_1.1, whole genome shotgun sequence:
- the LOC119828543 gene encoding uncharacterized protein LOC119828543, giving the protein MYFCKFFGVVVILAVGIQATIKKKAYPPHCTQVTKDTDYASRFKMDYPVLYINPGVSAAHQKLYCINPPAINKAVTVVCDWAAPPLVQFTLGDEYMQVVRQDPNHKYLGNAVIKTYQLCNHTTVLNEDNNNVTITEMYVDSNDIK; this is encoded by the exons atgtatttttgtaaatttttcgGTGTTGTTGTGATTTTAGCGGTTGGAATACAggcaacaattaaaaaaaaagcatatcCTCCTCATTGTACTCAAGTAACAAAGG ATACGGATTATGCATCACGCTTCAAAATGGATTATcctgttttgtatattaaccCAGGAGTATCGGCAGCTCACCAAAAG ttgtacTGTATAAACCCACCAGCAATTAATAAAGCAGTGACCGTGGTATGTGACTGGGCGGCTCCACCGCTGGTGCAGTTCACCCTTGGGGACGAGTACATGCAGGTGGTACGACAAGATCCCAACCACAAGTACCTCGGAAACGCTGTGATAAAAACATATCAGCTCTGCAATCATACAACTGTCCTTAATGAGGATAACAATAATGTTACTATCACTGAAATGTATGTGGACAGCAATGATATCaaatag